From the genome of Desulfomicrobium apsheronum, one region includes:
- a CDS encoding sensor domain-containing diguanylate cyclase, giving the protein MYQRLLNIFMATRNPQLETFLRGVSPQEGFSHQFIGRPDIAEADIKGCAVIILDFDAVAPECVAKIHEAKDEHAIMIGCFDAGSFPVLAEWHHLFDQVWTSPFGEDRIQTSFSGILRRLKEREDALLNRKYVDTLIDSLPDLIWFKDARGAHLKVNSSFCRTVNKTKEQIEGRGHYYIWDIEPDEYAQGEYICLESEEIVLNKKETCLFDETVKCGGELRKFKTYKSPIFDTDGEVIGTTGFAHDVTDLQNLMIELNILIESLPFAIMVTDKENKVTIVNQKFIDIFVLDRSELIGKSVDSFLNETGTYTRSKRWIIEQDEDDTLLISKKRILKVHDESLLDIFGVLAGHIYLFSDITLEYHHKNKLLADANTDYLTKLNNRRSLQDFMRKTPPHPDTALLLADLDNFKEVNDQYGHEEGDMVLVAFADMLLQIFPAENLFRLGGDEFALLLHNVGDSNMPRQCAEQILAGFAEKVACKFPHTDISVSIGIAMDDDKEENFGELFKKADMALYESKKAGKNVYKFWSR; this is encoded by the coding sequence GTGTACCAACGGTTACTGAACATCTTCATGGCAACCCGAAATCCCCAGTTGGAAACGTTCCTCAGGGGTGTTTCGCCCCAGGAAGGGTTTTCCCACCAGTTTATCGGCAGACCCGATATCGCTGAAGCCGACATTAAAGGCTGCGCCGTCATCATCCTCGATTTCGATGCTGTTGCGCCTGAGTGCGTGGCGAAAATTCATGAAGCCAAGGATGAACATGCCATCATGATCGGCTGTTTTGACGCCGGAAGTTTTCCGGTTCTGGCGGAGTGGCACCATCTTTTCGATCAGGTCTGGACCAGTCCTTTCGGCGAAGACAGGATTCAGACCTCGTTTTCAGGGATTCTAAGGCGTCTCAAGGAGCGTGAGGACGCCCTGCTGAACCGGAAATACGTGGACACCTTGATAGACAGCCTACCGGATCTGATCTGGTTCAAGGATGCCCGGGGCGCCCACCTGAAAGTCAACAGCAGCTTCTGCCGGACTGTAAACAAGACCAAGGAACAAATCGAAGGCCGTGGGCATTATTATATCTGGGACATTGAACCTGATGAATATGCCCAGGGAGAATATATTTGTCTGGAATCCGAAGAGATCGTTCTCAACAAGAAGGAAACCTGCCTCTTTGACGAAACAGTGAAGTGTGGTGGTGAACTGCGCAAGTTCAAAACCTACAAATCACCCATCTTCGACACGGATGGAGAAGTGATCGGCACTACGGGTTTTGCTCACGATGTGACTGATCTTCAGAACCTGATGATTGAATTGAACATTTTGATCGAGAGTCTTCCTTTTGCAATAATGGTAACGGACAAGGAGAATAAAGTTACCATTGTCAATCAAAAGTTCATTGATATTTTTGTTCTGGATCGATCAGAGCTGATTGGAAAAAGTGTTGATTCCTTTCTCAATGAAACAGGAACTTATACTCGTAGTAAAAGATGGATCATAGAGCAGGACGAAGATGATACCTTGCTTATTTCCAAAAAGAGAATTCTCAAAGTTCACGATGAAAGTCTTTTGGATATATTCGGCGTGCTGGCTGGCCATATTTACCTTTTTTCGGATATCACTCTTGAATATCATCACAAGAATAAACTGCTGGCGGATGCAAACACAGATTATCTGACCAAGTTGAACAACAGGCGCAGTCTCCAGGATTTCATGAGGAAAACACCGCCTCACCCGGACACGGCACTGTTGCTCGCGGATTTGGACAACTTCAAGGAAGTCAACGATCAGTACGGCCACGAAGAAGGGGATATGGTACTGGTAGCCTTTGCAGACATGCTTCTGCAGATTTTTCCAGCTGAAAATCTGTTCCGTCTCGGCGGAGATGAATTCGCGCTACTTCTGCACAATGTGGGCGATTCCAATATGCCGAGACAGTGCGCTGAGCAAATCTTGGCGGGATTTGCAGAGAAAGTCGCCTGCAAGTTTCCCCACACCGATATTTCTGTCAGCATCGGCATTGCCATGGATGATGATAAAGAAGAGAATTTTGGGGAATTGTTCAAAAAAGCGGACATGGCTCTTTATGAATCAAAAAAAGCGGGAAAAAATGTGTACAAGTTCTGGAGCAGGTAG